The sequence below is a genomic window from Maridesulfovibrio bastinii DSM 16055.
CTCCGTGTGAAAAAGCACTGATAACCCTTTCCCTCATTCTGGCTTTATACAATTCAGTCCGCCCCGGAACTGAAACCCTGATTCCACCCCAGAAATTTATAAGCTTTTCAGCACCGTCTTTTCCCAGCACCTGCACCAGTCCATCAAGCGTCATTGCCCTCCCGCCTGCTTCCGTTTGTTCATACGAGCTGTTAAAAGACATTAATAGTATCCCCATAAAACAGACTGAACTTTTGAACTGTCAGCATCAACATGAATAAAATTTTCACCGATACCGAATCGGGTAAAGCCATGCCTGAGCAGAACTTCAAGTACAGCAAACCGTTTGGCGGAATTTTCCGCCGAAATATCAAGAGCCAGACCTTTGACATGAGCACTGTCGGCAACCCCGCCGATCTTTGCGTTCCACTCTTTGCAGCGGAAGCCGGAAGTAATTTTAAAAGAAAAAGCAGACTCTTTCCTTGCGTTATCAATCCTCAGCATAAAATCGTGAT
It includes:
- a CDS encoding helix-turn-helix domain-containing protein, producing the protein MSFNSSYEQTEAGGRAMTLDGLVQVLGKDGAEKLINFWGGIRVSVPGRTELYKARMRERVISAFSHGASPAQVAERFGISLRTAQRLRERFYSGCKY
- a CDS encoding D-Ala-D-Ala carboxypeptidase family metallohydrolase, whose amino-acid sequence is MNWSDIDFFTPEADKMLSCPCCGQCGLDHDFMLRIDNARKESAFSFKITSGFRCKEWNAKIGGVADSAHVKGLALDISAENSAKRFAVLEVLLRHGFTRFGIGENFIHVDADSSKVQSVLWGYY